One Cetobacterium sp. ZOR0034 DNA window includes the following coding sequences:
- a CDS encoding VirB3 family type IV secretion system protein — protein sequence MDYRQKVPKALTTPLTMGGGSKKPVIFNGVLAMVGIFATGTFFYIIFFIMLSIILHGFIVWATKKDPQWFEVLMKYLKNKKKYRS from the coding sequence ATGGATTATAGACAAAAAGTCCCAAAGGCTTTAACAACTCCTTTGACAATGGGTGGAGGGTCAAAGAAACCAGTAATTTTTAATGGTGTACTAGCTATGGTAGGGATTTTTGCAACAGGTACATTTTTTTATATAATATTTTTTATAATGTTATCAATAATACTTCATGGATTTATAGTATGGGCTACAAAAAAAGATCCACAATGGTTTGAAGTATTAATGAAATATTTGAAGAATAAAAAAAAATACAGATCATAA